One genomic region from Panthera tigris isolate Pti1 chromosome D1, P.tigris_Pti1_mat1.1, whole genome shotgun sequence encodes:
- the LOC102953690 gene encoding olfactory receptor 4B1-like isoform X1: MASTNNVTELIIVGLFQDPEVQRACFVVFLPVYLATVVGNGLIVLTVNVSKSLRSPMYFFLSYLSLVEITYSSTVVPKFITDLLAKIKTISLEGCVAQIFFFHFFGVTEIFLLTVMAYDRYVAICKPLRYTTIMSQFVCRLLVAVSWLGGIIHSMVQILVTVQLPFCGPNVIDHYFCDLHPLFKLACTDTSVEGVIVLANSGLISVFSFLILVSSYIVILYNLRNHSAEGRRKALSTCASHITVVLLFFGPAIFLYMRPSSTFTEDKLVAVFYTVVTPMLNPIIYTLRNAQVKNAMRKLWEKKDSGIK; encoded by the coding sequence ATGGCGAGTACAAATAACGTGACCGAGTTAATTATCGTCGGTCTTTTCCAGGATCCAGAGGTGCAGAGGGCATGCTTTGTGGTGTTTCTTCCTGTGTACCTGGCCACAGTGGTGGGCAATGGTCTCATTGTTCTGACAGTCAATGTCAGTAAGAGTCTGCGttcccccatgtacttcttccttagCTACTTGTCCCTGGTGGAGATCACTTACTCCTCCACTGTTGTCCCTAAATTCATCACAGACTTACTTGCCAAGATTAAAACcatctccctggagggctgtgtgGCTCAGATATTCTTCTTCCACTTCTTTGGAGTTACTGAGATCTTCCTGCTGACGGtaatggcctatgaccgctatgtggccatttGCAAACCTCTTCGCTACACCACCATCATGAGCCAGTTTGTGTGTCGCCTTCTGGTGGCTGTTTCCTGGCTCGGGGGCATAATTCACTCCATGGTCCAGATCCTTGTTACTGTTCAACTGCCGTTCTGTGGTCCCAATGTGATTGACCACTACTTCTGTGACCTCCATCCGTTATTCAAGCTTGCCTGCACTGACACTTCTGTGGAGGGGGTTATTGTGTTGGCCAACAGTGGATTaatctctgtcttctccttcctcATCTTGGTGTCCTCCTATATTGTCATCCTGTACAACCTGAGGAACCATTCTGCAGAGGGGAGGCGCAAAGCCCTCTCCACCTGTGCCTCTCACATCACAGTGGTCCTCTTGTTCTTTGGACCTGCCATCTTCCTCTACATGCGACCCTCCTCCACCTTCACTGAGGACAAACTGGTGGCCGTGTTCTACACAGTTGTCACCCCCATGCTGAACCCCATCATCTACACACTCAGAAATGCACAGGTGAAAAATGCCATGAGGAAGCTGTGGGAGAAGAAA
- the LOC102953690 gene encoding olfactory receptor 4B1-like isoform X2 translates to MASTNNVTELIIVGLFQDPEVQRACFVVFLPVYLATVVGNGLIVLTVNVSKSLRSPMYFFLSYLSLVEITYSSTVVPKFITDLLAKIKTISLEGCVAQIFFFHFFGVTEIFLLTVMAYDRYVAICKPLRYTTIMSQFVCRLLVAVSWLGGIIHSMVQILVTVQLPFCGPNVIDHYFCDLHPLFKLACTDTSVEGVIVLANSGLISVFSFLILVSSYIVILYNLRNHSAEGRRKALSTCASHITVVLLFFGPAIFLYMRPSSTFTEDKLVAVFYTVVTPMLNPIIYTLRNAQVKNAMRKLWEKKVNSEVG, encoded by the coding sequence ATGGCGAGTACAAATAACGTGACCGAGTTAATTATCGTCGGTCTTTTCCAGGATCCAGAGGTGCAGAGGGCATGCTTTGTGGTGTTTCTTCCTGTGTACCTGGCCACAGTGGTGGGCAATGGTCTCATTGTTCTGACAGTCAATGTCAGTAAGAGTCTGCGttcccccatgtacttcttccttagCTACTTGTCCCTGGTGGAGATCACTTACTCCTCCACTGTTGTCCCTAAATTCATCACAGACTTACTTGCCAAGATTAAAACcatctccctggagggctgtgtgGCTCAGATATTCTTCTTCCACTTCTTTGGAGTTACTGAGATCTTCCTGCTGACGGtaatggcctatgaccgctatgtggccatttGCAAACCTCTTCGCTACACCACCATCATGAGCCAGTTTGTGTGTCGCCTTCTGGTGGCTGTTTCCTGGCTCGGGGGCATAATTCACTCCATGGTCCAGATCCTTGTTACTGTTCAACTGCCGTTCTGTGGTCCCAATGTGATTGACCACTACTTCTGTGACCTCCATCCGTTATTCAAGCTTGCCTGCACTGACACTTCTGTGGAGGGGGTTATTGTGTTGGCCAACAGTGGATTaatctctgtcttctccttcctcATCTTGGTGTCCTCCTATATTGTCATCCTGTACAACCTGAGGAACCATTCTGCAGAGGGGAGGCGCAAAGCCCTCTCCACCTGTGCCTCTCACATCACAGTGGTCCTCTTGTTCTTTGGACCTGCCATCTTCCTCTACATGCGACCCTCCTCCACCTTCACTGAGGACAAACTGGTGGCCGTGTTCTACACAGTTGTCACCCCCATGCTGAACCCCATCATCTACACACTCAGAAATGCACAGGTGAAAAATGCCATGAGGAAGCTGTGGGAGAAGAAAGTGAACTCAGAAGtgggataa